One Fusobacterium ulcerans DNA segment encodes these proteins:
- a CDS encoding LysR family transcriptional regulator, with product MELKQLEYIVKIAEERNVTKAAEKMYITQSALNQQLLKLEKELGSQLFYRSRTNWKLTEIGEIYIKNAEKILNIKKETYDQINDLLEKHKGNLRIGLTPERGISMFASVYPKFYEMFPNVSVEPVEMNVKMQEKMIENGQMDIGFMTLSEEQRTGNNTYIPILEENIIMAVPSIHPLAKSVKEKNVQRTDLKLFKNDTFVLLSKNTTMREIIDPLFEKAGFAPNILFETKSSRTLYQMASSHLACTFISETYAKKNDKITYFSLPESPSWELCTVYRKGAYLSKAAKSFIKLAEDYWKNNTK from the coding sequence ATGGAATTAAAACAGTTAGAGTATATAGTAAAAATAGCAGAAGAGAGAAATGTAACAAAGGCAGCAGAAAAAATGTATATTACACAATCAGCATTGAACCAGCAGCTTTTAAAATTGGAGAAAGAGCTTGGAAGCCAGTTATTCTATCGTTCGAGAACTAATTGGAAACTTACAGAGATAGGGGAAATATATATAAAAAATGCAGAAAAGATATTGAACATAAAGAAGGAAACTTATGATCAAATAAATGATCTGCTGGAAAAACATAAGGGGAATTTAAGAATAGGGCTTACACCAGAAAGAGGAATATCGATGTTTGCTTCTGTATATCCTAAATTTTATGAGATGTTTCCAAATGTATCTGTAGAACCTGTAGAGATGAATGTAAAAATGCAGGAGAAAATGATAGAGAATGGGCAGATGGATATTGGATTTATGACTTTGTCAGAAGAACAAAGGACAGGAAATAATACATATATTCCTATCCTTGAAGAAAATATAATAATGGCTGTTCCATCTATTCATCCTTTAGCTAAATCAGTTAAAGAAAAAAATGTTCAGAGAACAGATTTAAAATTATTTAAAAATGACACTTTTGTTTTGCTGTCTAAAAATACAACAATGAGAGAAATAATAGATCCACTCTTTGAAAAAGCTGGGTTTGCTCCAAATATATTATTTGAGACAAAGAGCAGCAGAACATTATATCAAATGGCTTCAAGCCATTTAGCTTGTACATTTATTTCTGAAACATATGCAAAGAAAAATGACAAGATAACTTATTTTTCTCTTCCAGAATCTCCTTCATGGGAGTTATGCACAGTATATAGAAAGGGAGCCTATCTCAGCAAGGCAGCAAAAAGCTTTATAAAACTAGCTGAAGACTATTGGAAAAATAATACTAAATAG
- the garD gene encoding galactarate dehydratase, whose protein sequence is MGKNLYIKVNEKDNVAIAVDKISAGVEIMKGIFTTEEIPQGHKIALCDIAKDSPIIRYGVELGYAINDIKKGAWINEHMLKLPTPPALDEMKFGVNIVTSLPKAPVRTFEGYRNPNGGYAGTRNILGISTTVQCVTGVLNVAVKKIKEELLPKYPNVDDVIPINHAYGCGVAINAPEAVIPIRALRNLAKHPNFGGELMVVALGCEKLTVEMLIDEANISPENVITLQEIKGFTAMIDAVMNMADKKLARLNARKRETLPLSDLLVGMQCGGSDAFSGVTANPSAGYAADMLVEGGATVMFSEVTEVRDGVHMIAERCINEDVMKKLASEMKWYDNYLENGQVDRSANPTPGNKKGGLSNIVEKAMGSIAKSGSSPIVEVLSPAETPTKKGLIYAATPASDIVCGPCQLASGIGLQVFMTGRGTPYGLALAPVIKVCSRNDMKDMWSDLIDVSAGPIAAGDATIKDIGTDIFNMIIDVASGRKQPWAEKYKLHNDFCIFNPAPIT, encoded by the coding sequence ATGGGAAAAAATTTATACATTAAAGTCAATGAAAAAGACAATGTAGCAATTGCAGTTGATAAAATATCAGCTGGTGTAGAGATCATGAAGGGAATATTTACAACTGAGGAAATTCCACAAGGTCATAAAATAGCTCTATGCGACATTGCAAAAGATTCTCCTATTATTCGTTATGGTGTAGAATTGGGATATGCCATCAATGATATAAAAAAAGGAGCATGGATTAATGAGCATATGCTAAAACTTCCTACACCCCCTGCTTTAGATGAAATGAAGTTTGGAGTTAATATTGTAACTTCTCTTCCTAAAGCACCTGTCAGAACTTTCGAAGGGTATCGTAATCCAAATGGAGGCTACGCTGGTACTAGAAATATTTTGGGGATAAGTACAACAGTACAATGTGTAACTGGCGTATTAAATGTAGCTGTAAAAAAAATTAAAGAGGAGCTTTTACCAAAATATCCTAATGTAGATGATGTAATTCCCATCAACCATGCTTATGGATGTGGAGTTGCCATCAATGCCCCTGAAGCTGTCATCCCTATACGTGCACTGCGTAATCTTGCTAAACATCCAAATTTTGGCGGTGAACTTATGGTAGTAGCTTTAGGATGTGAAAAATTAACTGTAGAAATGCTTATTGATGAAGCTAATATTTCTCCAGAAAATGTAATCACTCTTCAGGAAATTAAAGGCTTCACTGCAATGATAGATGCTGTTATGAATATGGCAGATAAAAAACTGGCTCGTTTAAATGCAAGAAAAAGAGAAACTCTTCCTTTATCTGATCTTCTTGTGGGAATGCAGTGTGGAGGAAGCGATGCCTTTTCTGGAGTAACTGCTAATCCTAGTGCTGGATATGCTGCTGATATGCTGGTTGAAGGTGGAGCTACTGTCATGTTTTCAGAGGTGACAGAGGTTAGAGATGGAGTACATATGATTGCAGAACGTTGTATCAATGAAGATGTAATGAAAAAATTAGCTTCTGAAATGAAATGGTATGATAATTATTTAGAGAATGGGCAAGTGGACAGAAGTGCTAATCCTACTCCTGGAAATAAGAAGGGGGGACTTTCAAATATAGTAGAAAAAGCTATGGGATCTATTGCAAAGTCTGGTAGCTCTCCAATAGTTGAAGTATTATCTCCTGCTGAAACTCCTACTAAAAAAGGATTGATATATGCTGCTACTCCTGCAAGTGATATTGTATGCGGACCTTGTCAGCTGGCTTCTGGAATTGGGCTTCAAGTATTTATGACAGGAAGAGGTACTCCATATGGACTGGCTCTTGCACCTGTTATCAAAGTATGTTCAAGAAATGATATGAAAGATATGTGGAGTGATCTAATAGATGTAAGTGCAGGGCCTATTGCTGCTGGGGATGCCACTATTAAAGATATAGGTACAGATATTTTTAATATGATAATCGATGTTGCAAGTGGAAGAAAACAACCTTGGGCTGAGAAATACAAACTTCATAATGACTTCTGTATTTTCAATCCAGCACCAATCACATAA
- a CDS encoding polyprenyl synthetase family protein, whose protein sequence is MFFKNYLDSNKKLIESSMDTYLSELNYPEVIAEGMKYAVLNGGKRLRPILLFMILDILGCEKENGIASAAAIEMIHSYSLVHDDLPALDNDDYRRGKLTTHKKFGEAEGILIGDALLTHAFYILTDKNKHLPAEKVIEIVRLTSSYAGINGMIGGQMIDIASEGKKIDLETLKYIHSNKTGKLMKLPVELACIIGDADKEEKEILVKFADLIGLAFQIKDDILDIEGDFSTLGKPVGSDIELGKSTYPALIGMAESKALLKETIAEAKTIVAEKFGVEKSNILLELADYIGNRNK, encoded by the coding sequence ATGTTTTTTAAAAATTATTTAGATAGTAATAAAAAGTTAATAGAATCAAGTATGGATACATATTTAAGTGAGCTTAACTATCCAGAGGTTATAGCCGAAGGAATGAAATATGCAGTTTTAAATGGCGGAAAAAGATTAAGACCTATTCTGCTTTTCATGATATTGGATATACTCGGGTGTGAAAAAGAAAATGGAATAGCTTCAGCTGCTGCCATTGAAATGATACATTCATATTCATTGGTACATGATGATCTTCCAGCTCTTGATAATGATGACTACAGAAGAGGAAAACTTACTACTCATAAGAAATTTGGAGAAGCAGAAGGAATATTGATAGGAGATGCTCTTTTAACACATGCCTTCTATATACTTACAGATAAGAATAAACATCTTCCAGCTGAAAAAGTAATTGAAATAGTTAGACTGACATCAAGCTATGCAGGTATAAACGGCATGATCGGCGGACAGATGATAGATATAGCAAGTGAGGGTAAAAAAATAGACTTGGAAACTCTTAAATATATCCATTCTAACAAGACAGGAAAATTAATGAAGCTTCCTGTAGAATTAGCTTGTATAATAGGAGATGCTGATAAAGAGGAAAAAGAGATTCTTGTGAAATTTGCTGACCTTATAGGTCTTGCATTCCAAATAAAAGATGATATTCTTGATATTGAAGGAGATTTCTCTACTCTTGGAAAACCAGTAGGAAGCGATATTGAGCTTGGAAAATCAACATATCCTGCATTGATTGGAATGGCAGAAAGCAAAGCTCTTTTAAAAGAAACAATAGCTGAAGCTAAGACAATAGTTGCAGAAAAGTTTGGTGTAGAAAAAAGCAATATTCTTTTAGAGTTAGCTGATTATATTGGAAATAGAAATAAATAA
- the xseB gene encoding exodeoxyribonuclease VII small subunit: MVKRSGSFEDNLLEVDEIIEKLENGELTLTESIKEYENAMKLLKKSSDLLNKAEGKILKVTEDSGNILTEEV, encoded by the coding sequence ATGGTAAAGAGAAGCGGAAGTTTTGAAGATAATCTTTTGGAAGTAGATGAAATAATAGAAAAACTGGAAAATGGCGAACTTACACTGACTGAGTCTATAAAAGAATATGAAAATGCTATGAAGCTTTTAAAAAAATCCTCAGATTTATTGAATAAAGCAGAAGGAAAAATTTTAAAAGTAACAGAAGATAGTGGCAATATTCTGACTGAGGAGGTCTAA
- the rsmD gene encoding 16S rRNA (guanine(966)-N(2))-methyltransferase RsmD: protein MKIIAGDAKNKRIKSRKGTDTRPTLGSMKESLFSIIAPYVPDSVFLDLFSGSGSISLEALSRGAKRAVMIEKDTEALKYIIENVNTLEYEDRCRAYKNDALRAIEILGRKGEKFDIIFMDPPYKEEICTRVIKAIEKNGILADGGLIISEHHVFEELEEEIGEFKRADERKYGKKCITFYTR, encoded by the coding sequence ATGAAAATAATTGCAGGAGATGCAAAAAATAAGAGAATAAAAAGCAGGAAAGGAACAGATACAAGACCTACTTTGGGAAGCATGAAGGAATCTCTTTTTTCTATCATAGCACCATATGTACCTGACAGTGTATTTTTAGATCTTTTCAGCGGAAGTGGAAGTATATCTCTTGAAGCTCTTAGCAGAGGGGCAAAGAGAGCAGTAATGATAGAGAAGGACACTGAAGCTTTAAAATATATAATAGAAAATGTAAATACCTTAGAATATGAAGATAGATGCAGAGCATACAAAAATGATGCTTTGAGAGCTATTGAAATACTAGGAAGAAAAGGGGAAAAATTTGATATAATATTCATGGATCCTCCTTACAAAGAAGAAATCTGTACCAGAGTAATAAAAGCAATAGAAAAAAACGGGATACTTGCAGATGGCGGACTTATTATCAGTGAACATCATGTTTTTGAAGAACTGGAAGAAGAAATCGGAGAGTTTAAAAGAGCTGATGAAAGAAAATATGGTAAAAAGTGTATAACTTTTTATACAAGATAA
- the queA gene encoding tRNA preQ1(34) S-adenosylmethionine ribosyltransferase-isomerase QueA: protein MSTLLSDYDYHLPEKLIGQQPREPRDHARLMLVNRKNESIEHKKFYDIIDYLNEGDILVRNSTKVIPARLFGHKETGGVLEILLIKRIDLDTWECLLKPAKKLKVGQKLFIGHGNELIGELLEIKDDGNRIIKFTYEGAFEEVLDRLGKMPLPPYIVEALKEKDRYQTVYAIKGESVAAPTAGLHFTKELLEKIEKKGIKIVDIFLEVGLGTFRPVQTENVLEHKMHEEVYEIPQEAADIINEGKKNGKRIISVGTTSTRALESAVDENGLVKALKGSTEIFIYPGFEFKVIDALITNFHLPKSTLLMLVSALSSREFMLKVYDIAVKEEYHFFSFGDAMFIY, encoded by the coding sequence GTGTCTACATTATTGAGTGATTATGATTATCATCTGCCAGAAAAATTGATTGGTCAGCAGCCTAGAGAACCTAGAGATCATGCGAGACTTATGCTGGTGAATAGAAAAAATGAGAGTATAGAACATAAAAAATTTTATGATATAATAGATTATCTAAATGAAGGGGATATATTAGTAAGAAATTCTACAAAAGTTATCCCAGCAAGACTTTTTGGTCATAAAGAAACAGGTGGAGTTTTAGAGATACTTCTTATTAAAAGAATAGATCTTGATACTTGGGAATGTCTTTTGAAGCCAGCTAAAAAGTTAAAAGTAGGACAAAAGCTTTTTATTGGTCATGGAAATGAGCTGATAGGAGAGCTTTTAGAGATAAAAGATGATGGAAACAGAATTATAAAATTTACATATGAGGGAGCTTTTGAAGAAGTTCTGGATAGATTGGGAAAAATGCCTCTTCCTCCATATATTGTGGAAGCTTTGAAAGAAAAAGACAGGTATCAGACTGTCTATGCTATCAAAGGAGAGTCTGTTGCAGCCCCTACTGCTGGACTTCATTTTACAAAAGAACTTTTAGAAAAAATAGAGAAAAAAGGGATAAAGATAGTAGATATATTTTTAGAGGTAGGGTTAGGAACATTCAGACCTGTACAAACTGAAAATGTATTGGAACACAAGATGCATGAAGAAGTATATGAAATACCTCAGGAAGCAGCTGATATAATCAATGAAGGAAAGAAAAACGGGAAAAGAATAATTTCAGTAGGAACTACCAGCACAAGAGCATTAGAATCTGCTGTAGATGAAAATGGACTGGTAAAGGCACTAAAAGGAAGCACAGAGATATTTATTTATCCCGGCTTTGAATTTAAAGTGATAGATGCCCTCATTACTAATTTCCATCTTCCTAAGTCAACACTTCTTATGCTTGTTTCAGCACTTTCATCAAGAGAGTTCATGTTGAAAGTATATGATATAGCTGTAAAAGAGGAGTATCATTTCTTTAGTTTTGGGGATGCTATGTTTATCTATTAG
- the prmC gene encoding peptide chain release factor N(5)-glutamine methyltransferase, with protein sequence MNLLEILNFSKEYLQKYSFSKPRLESEKVISNVLKLDRITLYAYFDMELSSEQKEKVKTYLKEMARKRIGFDELLKSEDIKVETANYRDENLELLNKSAEYLKKYGVASPKLDAEYIFAHILDVNRLTLTLNFNKKIEEEKKEKIREYLKLRGKNRKPLQYLLGEWEFYGYPFKVDERVLIPRSDTEILVEQCKIILNELEAPKVLDIGTGSGAIAISLGKECAHSDITGADISEGALEVAKANGELNKIENVKFIKSDVFSSFKDMKFDLIVSNPPYIPLEEYNELMPEVLNYEPSSALTDNGNGYYFYSKISKEACDYLNEGGFLAFEVGYNQAEVVKELMEENGFDVLSIVKDYGGIDRVVIGKKSGDK encoded by the coding sequence ATGAATTTACTTGAGATATTGAATTTTTCAAAAGAGTATTTGCAAAAATACTCTTTTTCAAAACCACGTCTGGAAAGTGAAAAGGTTATATCTAATGTTTTAAAGCTGGATAGGATAACATTGTATGCTTATTTTGATATGGAACTTTCTTCTGAGCAGAAAGAAAAGGTAAAAACATATCTTAAAGAAATGGCTAGAAAAAGAATAGGATTTGATGAACTTTTAAAAAGTGAAGATATCAAAGTTGAAACTGCAAACTATAGAGATGAAAATTTAGAGCTTCTTAATAAATCAGCAGAATATCTGAAAAAATATGGTGTAGCCAGTCCAAAGCTGGATGCAGAATACATATTTGCTCATATACTAGATGTAAACAGGCTGACATTGACTCTAAATTTTAATAAAAAAATAGAAGAAGAAAAAAAAGAAAAAATAAGAGAATATCTAAAGCTTAGAGGTAAAAACAGAAAACCTCTTCAATATCTTCTTGGAGAATGGGAATTTTATGGATATCCATTTAAGGTAGATGAGAGAGTTTTAATACCTAGAAGCGATACAGAAATATTAGTGGAACAATGTAAAATTATTTTAAATGAGCTGGAAGCTCCTAAAGTTCTGGATATAGGTACTGGAAGCGGTGCAATAGCAATATCCCTTGGAAAAGAATGTGCTCACAGTGATATAACTGGAGCTGATATAAGTGAGGGAGCTTTAGAAGTAGCTAAGGCAAATGGAGAACTGAATAAAATTGAGAATGTGAAATTTATAAAATCAGATGTATTTTCATCTTTTAAAGACATGAAATTTGATCTGATAGTTTCAAATCCTCCTTATATACCTTTGGAAGAATATAACGAATTGATGCCTGAAGTGTTAAACTATGAACCTTCATCAGCTCTTACAGACAATGGAAATGGATATTATTTCTATTCTAAAATCTCAAAAGAGGCATGTGATTATTTAAATGAAGGTGGATTCTTAGCTTTTGAAGTTGGATATAATCAGGCTGAAGTTGTTAAAGAATTAATGGAAGAAAATGGATTTGATGTTCTTTCTATAGTAAAAGACTATGGAGGAATAGATAGAGTAGTGATTGGAAAGAAGAGTGGTGACAAATAG
- the prfA gene encoding peptide chain release factor 1, producing the protein MFGKLEEVVKRFDELNELLGSPEVLADPKKMMECNKSLSEITPIVEKYKEYKRVVEDFDFIKENLKTEKDQDMREMMHEELKELEESIPELEKELKVLLLPKDENDDKNVIIEIRGGAGGDEAALFAGNLFRMYSRYAERKKWKMEIIEKQEMGIGGIKEAVFSINGFGAYSRLKFESGVHRVQRVPETESAGRVHTSTATVAVLPEVEDVKEVKIDPRDLKIDTYRSGGAGGQHVNMTDSAVRITHLPTGIIVQCQDERSQLKNREKAMKHLASKLFEMECEKQRSQVESERRLQVGTGDRSEKIRTYNYPQGRITDHRIKFTVYQLEAYLDGDLDEMIDALITFSQAEMLSSVSEE; encoded by the coding sequence GTGTTCGGAAAATTAGAAGAAGTAGTAAAAAGATTCGATGAATTGAATGAATTGCTCGGTTCCCCAGAGGTACTGGCAGACCCTAAAAAAATGATGGAATGCAACAAATCATTGAGTGAAATAACTCCAATAGTTGAAAAATATAAAGAGTATAAAAGGGTTGTAGAAGATTTTGATTTTATCAAAGAAAATCTTAAAACTGAAAAAGATCAAGACATGAGAGAAATGATGCATGAAGAGTTAAAAGAACTTGAAGAATCTATTCCAGAACTTGAAAAAGAGTTAAAAGTACTTTTACTTCCAAAAGATGAAAATGATGATAAAAACGTTATCATAGAAATAAGAGGAGGAGCAGGAGGAGATGAAGCAGCTCTTTTTGCTGGAAACTTATTCAGAATGTATTCAAGATATGCTGAAAGAAAAAAATGGAAAATGGAAATAATCGAAAAGCAGGAAATGGGTATTGGTGGAATAAAGGAAGCAGTATTCAGTATAAATGGATTTGGAGCTTATTCAAGATTAAAATTTGAATCAGGGGTACACAGAGTACAAAGAGTTCCTGAAACTGAATCAGCTGGTAGAGTACACACTTCTACTGCTACAGTAGCAGTACTTCCAGAAGTAGAAGATGTAAAAGAAGTAAAAATTGATCCAAGAGATCTTAAAATAGATACATACAGATCAGGAGGAGCAGGAGGACAGCACGTAAATATGACTGACTCAGCAGTTAGAATTACTCACCTTCCTACTGGTATTATAGTTCAATGTCAGGATGAGAGATCACAGCTTAAAAACAGAGAAAAGGCAATGAAACATCTAGCTTCAAAGCTTTTTGAAATGGAATGTGAAAAACAAAGAAGCCAAGTGGAAAGTGAAAGAAGACTTCAAGTAGGAACTGGAGACAGATCTGAAAAAATCAGAACATACAACTATCCTCAAGGAAGAATTACAGACCACAGAATAAAATTTACAGTATATCAGCTTGAAGCATATTTAGATGGAGACCTTGATGAAATGATTGATGCATTAATCACATTCAGCCAGGCAGAAATGCTTTCAAGTGTTTCAGAAGAGTAA
- a CDS encoding toxin-antitoxin system YwqK family antitoxin, which produces MKRIICAILIAASFVMSSIAFGRETYKVSWDKTTGEYFSYYTNGKVHEKGVYKNNKKLGDWFIFYKNGNMKEKISYKEDKKDGEYFYFYENGQLKYRVMYNNDKEEGNYIIFDKNSRLQELGHFTEGKKTGVAFKFYENGRIKERIFYKNNGDIVRFQYDNDEETAKDIFPNNN; this is translated from the coding sequence GTGAAAAGAATTATATGTGCGATACTCATTGCAGCTTCATTCGTTATGAGCAGTATTGCTTTTGGAAGAGAAACCTATAAAGTCTCTTGGGATAAGACTACAGGAGAATATTTTTCATATTATACAAATGGTAAAGTTCATGAAAAAGGAGTTTATAAGAACAATAAAAAATTAGGGGACTGGTTTATATTTTATAAAAATGGAAATATGAAAGAAAAAATTTCATATAAAGAGGATAAGAAAGATGGAGAATATTTCTATTTTTATGAAAATGGTCAGTTGAAATATAGAGTTATGTATAATAATGATAAAGAAGAAGGAAATTATATAATCTTTGATAAAAATTCCAGATTACAGGAATTGGGACATTTCACTGAAGGTAAAAAAACTGGAGTTGCTTTTAAATTCTATGAGAATGGAAGAATAAAAGAAAGAATATTTTATAAAAACAATGGTGACATAGTAAGATTTCAATATGATAATGATGAAGAAACAGCAAAGGATATTTTCCCCAATAATAATTAG
- a CDS encoding RNA polymerase sigma factor yields the protein MDFDEIFEQYFDRIYYKILGVVKNPEDAEDISQEVFISVYKNLKKFRADSNIYTWIYKIAINKIYDFFRKRKVELDINEEILALECNSDVDTPLILEERLKELSLQEREIVVLKDIYGYKLKEIADMKDMNISTVKSVYYKAIKDMGGS from the coding sequence ATGGACTTTGATGAGATTTTTGAACAGTATTTTGATAGGATATATTACAAAATATTAGGTGTGGTAAAGAATCCTGAAGATGCCGAGGATATATCTCAGGAGGTCTTTATAAGTGTTTACAAAAATCTGAAAAAATTCAGAGCTGACAGTAATATATATACTTGGATATATAAAATTGCTATCAACAAAATATATGATTTTTTCAGAAAAAGGAAAGTAGAACTGGATATAAATGAAGAAATACTTGCCCTTGAATGTAATTCAGATGTGGACACGCCTCTTATACTAGAGGAACGGCTTAAAGAACTCTCTCTCCAGGAACGAGAGATCGTAGTTTTAAAAGACATATATGGTTATAAGCTTAAAGAAATAGCTGATATGAAGGATATGAATATATCCACGGTAAAATCAGTATACTATAAAGCTATTAAAGATATGGGAGGAAGTTAG
- the ispG gene encoding flavodoxin-dependent (E)-4-hydroxy-3-methylbut-2-enyl-diphosphate synthase has product MKKTRAVKVGNIIIGGENNIVIQSMTNTMTSDVEATVAQIKRLEEAGCQLVRMTINNMEAAEAIKEIKKKVTIPLAADIHFDYKLALAAMENGIDKLRINPGNIGADENVAKVVQKAKEKNIPIRIGVNSGSLEKEILKKYGSPTADAMVESAMYHIGLLEKNDFHDIIVSLKSSNVKMMVEAYRKISEKVNYPLHLGVTEAGTAFQGTVKSAIGIGSLLVDGIGNTIRVSLTEDPVEEIKVAKEILKVLGLMEAGVEIVSCPTCGRTEIDLIGLAKKVEKEFEKENRKIKIAVMGCVVNGPGEAREADYGVAGGKGEGVLFKKGQIVKKVKESEILIELKKLIMEDEENEGKISD; this is encoded by the coding sequence ATGAAAAAGACAAGAGCAGTAAAAGTGGGGAATATAATAATAGGTGGAGAGAATAATATTGTTATTCAATCTATGACAAATACTATGACAAGTGATGTAGAAGCTACTGTAGCCCAAATAAAAAGACTGGAAGAAGCAGGATGCCAGCTTGTAAGAATGACTATAAATAATATGGAAGCAGCAGAGGCTATAAAAGAAATAAAGAAAAAAGTAACAATTCCATTGGCGGCAGATATACATTTTGATTATAAGCTTGCTTTAGCAGCTATGGAAAATGGAATAGATAAACTTAGAATAAATCCCGGAAACATTGGTGCTGATGAAAATGTAGCAAAAGTAGTTCAAAAGGCAAAAGAAAAAAATATACCAATAAGAATAGGAGTAAACTCTGGTTCGTTGGAAAAAGAAATATTAAAGAAATATGGAAGTCCAACTGCTGATGCTATGGTAGAAAGTGCAATGTACCATATTGGTTTATTGGAAAAAAATGATTTTCATGATATAATTGTGTCTCTAAAGTCAAGCAATGTAAAAATGATGGTAGAGGCATATAGAAAAATAAGTGAAAAAGTGAATTATCCACTTCATTTAGGAGTAACAGAAGCAGGAACAGCATTTCAGGGAACAGTAAAATCAGCCATTGGGATAGGATCGCTTTTAGTAGATGGAATTGGAAATACAATCAGAGTATCTTTGACAGAAGATCCAGTAGAAGAGATAAAAGTAGCAAAAGAAATTCTCAAAGTGTTGGGATTGATGGAAGCAGGAGTGGAAATTGTTTCTTGTCCTACTTGTGGAAGAACTGAAATAGATTTGATAGGTCTTGCTAAAAAAGTAGAAAAGGAATTTGAAAAAGAAAACCGTAAAATAAAGATAGCTGTTATGGGATGTGTAGTAAACGGACCTGGAGAAGCTAGAGAAGCTGATTATGGTGTAGCTGGTGGAAAAGGAGAAGGTGTACTTTTCAAAAAAGGGCAGATTGTAAAAAAAGTAAAAGAGTCTGAAATATTGATAGAATTAAAAAAATTAATAATGGAGGATGAAGAAAATGAAGGTAAGATATCTGATTAG
- a CDS encoding M23 family metallopeptidase: MKSKIKVFIILAVVFYFGIELASPFKEEVVDLKKFTDYYDATEEQNGGVALLKDSFYTFEKEYNFANEYKPLGFDKKDEGSSETDKEGIRETVIDQVVTPEKKLPVKSEYVVKQGDTISEIAEANGMTMTMLLANNPNVSVKNLKIGQKLTIVSENGIFYKVQKGDSLSKIASKFKMKLDDITAFNDVDAKSLKVGQDIFLKNPDVRVLANSGRGGVTVTASAGFRFPVEYKGVSSPYGSRFHPVLKRYIFHAGVDLKARYVPLRAAQTGKVSYAGYMNGYGKIIILKHSNGYETRYAHLDKIGVKVGQNVNKGELIGKTGMSGRVTGPHLHFEVRKNGKTENPMSYLTRK, from the coding sequence ATGAAATCTAAAATAAAAGTTTTTATAATATTAGCAGTTGTTTTTTATTTTGGAATAGAGCTTGCCAGTCCTTTCAAAGAGGAAGTGGTGGATTTAAAGAAGTTTACAGATTATTATGATGCTACTGAAGAACAAAATGGTGGAGTAGCTCTGCTTAAAGATAGTTTTTATACATTTGAAAAAGAATATAATTTTGCAAATGAATATAAACCATTAGGTTTTGATAAAAAAGATGAAGGAAGTTCTGAAACAGATAAAGAAGGAATTAGAGAAACAGTTATTGATCAGGTTGTCACACCTGAAAAAAAGCTGCCTGTAAAAAGCGAATATGTAGTCAAGCAGGGAGATACAATTTCTGAAATAGCTGAAGCAAATGGGATGACTATGACTATGCTTCTTGCTAATAACCCTAATGTTTCTGTAAAAAATTTAAAAATAGGGCAGAAATTAACTATTGTTTCTGAAAATGGAATATTTTATAAAGTTCAAAAAGGTGATTCTTTATCTAAGATAGCTTCAAAATTTAAAATGAAGCTTGATGATATAACTGCTTTTAATGATGTAGATGCAAAAAGTCTTAAAGTTGGACAGGATATTTTCCTGAAAAATCCTGATGTAAGAGTTCTTGCTAATTCTGGAAGAGGTGGAGTGACAGTAACTGCAAGTGCAGGATTTAGATTCCCAGTTGAATATAAAGGAGTAAGCAGTCCATATGGAAGTAGATTCCATCCAGTGTTAAAAAGATATATATTCCATGCAGGAGTAGACTTAAAAGCAAGATATGTACCTTTACGTGCAGCTCAAACTGGAAAAGTAAGTTATGCTGGATATATGAATGGATATGGAAAAATAATAATACTGAAACATTCTAATGGTTATGAAACTAGATATGCTCATTTAGATAAAATTGGTGTAAAAGTTGGGCAGAATGTTAATAAAGGTGAATTAATAGGGAAAACAGGAATGTCTGGAAGAGTGACAGGACCTCACCTTCATTTTGAAGTTAGAAAAAATGGTAAAACAGAGAACCCTATGAGTTACTTAACAAGAAAATAA